The DNA segment CCCCAACCAAGCGGCTCAATACTACGATCAAGGTCTTGTTCTCATCCGGGAAGCCGGAGAGTATCCGAAAAACAGCGAAAGTAGAAAAAAGAAATTCTTAGAAGCGGAAGAATCCTTTGCAAGAGGGGAAAACATTCTTCCAAATCATCTCAAGTATTTGAATCTTTATGGAATGGAATATACCCGTATCGAAGAATACGATCGCGCTTTTGGAAAACTATTCGGTCAAGTGAGTCCAGACTTCGGAGAAAGCGGCGAGGAAGCGGGTTCGAACCGATGGAACCAAAGAGAAAAAGTTCCCATTATCACACTCGCCAAAGGCCAAACCTGGGATAACACCAAACTTCCGTTAGCTGGTAAGGTCGGAAACGAAAATCGTATGATTCTCGTGGCACAAGACGGGATCCCGAGAAAGATTGTAAAAGCCGGCGCTTATATCGTGATGCGACTCGAAAAGCAGACTCACGACAACGTCACGTATAAAAATCTGGGAAGATTTCATTCCTCCATTATGCCGTCCTTTACAGAATCTTCTTTGGGCGGAGGAAAATTTAAGAACGATCAACTCGCGATCAACTTTTACAAACAAGTTTATACGGATGGAAACGAACCGTATGACGAGGAATCCACGGCCGGAATCGCAAAGATCTATTATAACCGTAGAGAATTCGGAAAGGCCGCTTCGTTTTACAATAAAATCGTAGAAATCGATCCGTCCAGCCCTATCGGACAAGGAGGCCTTCTTTCCACTTATATCGAAATGTGGAAAGAGGACGGAAATCCTCAGTTTGTGATCAATCATCATAGACAAATCAAGAACAACCTGGATATCGAAAATAAACTTTCCTTGTATGTTCTTTCCAAACTGGCCTCCTTTTACACTGACTTGAACAAAAAAGAATTAAGAATTCGTTATAATATCAATCCGGTGGATCAAGTTTCGGGGATGGAGATCAACGATAATGCGCTGGAAATCCTGGATCTGATCTATCACAAGACCGAAGAAGATCCAGTCACTGGAACCGAAATCGACGGAGCGGATTACGCGGAAGGTTATTATCAAAGAGGAAGATATTTTGCTTCGATCAAAGAATCCATTCAATCCAGAAGATTTTTTGAAAAAGCCGCGACCTTGGATCCGGCCCACTATCTCGCGGCGACCGAACTCGCCGAAAACGCGATCCGTCTCGCGAACTTTGGAGAAGCGGATAAATTGTTAAACGAAGCGCTCAAACGTTTTGAAAATTACAAACAGGGTTACGGCGCGAGAGAAGAAGACGAAACCCTCATCCAAGGAAACGTAGGACGTATTTATTTTGATAAGGCGAGAATTCAATATCTCTCCGCCGCGGGAATTCACGAAAAGGATAAGATCACCGAATTTCCGGGGCGTAAGATCTATCCGTTTAGAGCCAGAACTCCTATGGACAACGTCGCAAAAACTAGATCCATGGAATTGAAAAATTCTCTGGAAGGATTTAACAAAGCAGAGGCGGTTCAATCCGACGAAAACGAATTTACCCTGATTCGAAGATGGAGAACTCCTCTTCCCGCTTCTATCCAAAAAGAACTCAGATATTTTAAGGGTTGGGTGGATTATATGAGCGGCGATTTTGCCTCCTCTCTCAACGAATGGTCCGGTTTTGAAGACGATGACGAATACAACCACTCCACCCTTCTTATGGGAAAAGCAAACGCATTCTACTATACGGGTCAATATAAGGCGAGTTTGGGAAATTATCTGAAGGTCCAAGACGATATGGAAGAAAAACTTCTGAGCATGGGACTTCCAAAACCGGATGATCCGTATCATCAAGAAGTCTATCAGACGTTAGTTGCTTCTTACAACAACATAGGCGCCGTTTATGAAAAACAGGGAAATACCGCGGAAGCTCTGAAACACTACTGGAAGGCGATCGAGACTGCGAGAAAAATCAACGAAATCTCAGAAATCGCGATGTCCAATAAGGATCTCATGTTTAAAAAAGAAGCCATCGGTCAGGATCCTCTTCTGGAAGACTGGCTCTCCCCGACCTTGGATAGCGTTAAAAAATTCGTTAGAGAATGATCAGTGAAATTTGTTTTCTCGATCAAGATTTTTTCGATCTTTTAGTTCTTCCGACAAAGCAATGCACCGTAAAAACTTCTTGATGCGGGCTTCAAGTCCGATTTCCATATGCTACGGCAGAATCTTGTTCGATCCAATAAAATCAAAATTCTTCCATCAATCGATATAAACGTTAAGGATTTAGAATATTCAACTTTGCTTGCGTGTCCAGTTTTTCTCGGAGTGTCTTTAAAAGAAACTGAAACCGATCTTTCTCTCCTTGAGAAAAAAGATGATTTGCGGTTTTATCGCGGGAGGAAAAACTGAAAGTGATTTCTTTTGCGTTTAAAATCTTATCCACGATATCAGCCGGAATCAAAGAAGAAATTCTCATTGATTCGGAATAATCGGTTCCGGTTTTTCTCAAATTAAACCAAGTTCCGTCCAATTTTAAAGAAACTCCGATCGGAAAACTCACCTCAAAAGAGCTCAGATAGTATTCCAAATACAAGTTTTTTTCGGAATTCGAATTTTTATAGATTCCCCGAAAACCAATCGACTTTGTATCTCCCGAAAAACAAAAAATATGAAAACCGGGACAAAGGGAATCCGTAGTAAACAAAACTTGTTCGAGCGCCGGTTCCGGGATTTGACGAACGGAGGTGGAGGAACAGGAAATGAAACTTAAAAAAACGGTCAGGATGATGAGAGCGAATCGAATCTTCAAAGGAACCCCCGAGATTTTCCCCCAGTTTTTCGGGTGAGCCTGGATTTGAAAGAAAATTCCATCCTGTTTTTGCAAGAGAACGAGCTCTGAATTGGAAACGTAAAACAAAAACTGCGACTCTTCGGATGAAAATCGGGATTCCCATTTTTTGAATCGTTGTGCAAAGGAAAAATCAATTTTCAGAGAACAGCCTTCTTGAAACTCTGGTATGGAACCTATGATTTCATTTCCAAAAGATAAGATCAATGTCCTCCTTCTCGAAAACGTCCACCAAGACGCTTTTGATCTATTTAAAAACGACGGCTTCAATGTCCGTCTTCTTCCGGCGGCATTTTCGGAAAAAGAGCTCCTAAGTGAAATTGAAAACATACACGTGCTCGGGATTCGAAGTAAGACCAATGTAACGGCTCCGGTTCTGGAAAAGGCAAAACGGCTTTTGACCATCGGATGTTTTTGCATCGGAACCAATCAGGTAGATTTGGAAGGAGCCGAAAAAAAAGGAATTCCCGTTTTTAACGCTCCGTATTCCAACACAAGATCCGTCGCAGAGCTCGTAATTTCAGAAATCATCCTGTTGGCTCGTAGGGTTCCAGATCATATTCGGAACACTCATTCCGGAATCTGGAACAAGATTTCGAAAAACTGCTTTGAGGTTCGCGGAAAAACTTTGGGAATCGTAGGATACGGTCATATCGGAAGTCAGGTTTCCGTTCTTGCAGAAGCGATGGGACTCAAAGTCATCTATTTTGATGTTCAGACGGTTCTTCCCCTTGGAAATGCGATGCCGATCGGAAGTTATGAGGAGCTTTTGGGAAAGGCCGACTTCATTTCGTTTCATGTTCCGGAAACTCCGGAAACGATGAACCTCTATGGAAAAAAAGAAATTGAAATCACAAAAAAAGGCGCCTATATGATCAACCTTTCGCGTGGAAAGGTCGTGGATCTCGAAGCACTTTCCCAAGCGATCAAATCCGGCCATATCGCCGGCGCAGGTATCGACGTATTTCCCGAAGAACCCGAATCCAACAACGATCCGTTCTTAACTCCGATGCAAAACCTGCCTAACGTGATCCTAACGCCGCATATCGGTGGAAGCACGGAAGAAGCGCAAAAAAATATCGGTTCCGAAGTTGCGAGTAAACTCGTAAAGTTTGTAAACAACGGATCCACTACGTTCTCCGTAAATTTTCCGAATCTGGAGATCACCCCGTTGCCTTCCGGCCAGTATCGAATTTTGAACGTTCACAAAAATCAACCCGGATTTTTAAAGGATATCAACTCCATGGTTTCCGAAATCGGAGCCAATATTAGCTCCCAGCATCTGGGAACCAGCGCTGAAATCGGATATCTTTCGATGGTGATCGACAAAACCGTCGGAGACGAACTCAAGGAAAAAATCGAAAAACATCCGTTTTCGATCAAAACCAGGATTCTTTACTAAACAAATTGCCTTTTGTAAAAGCAATTTGCCAACGAGCAAACATAATGTAAATGTAATATAAAAAACATTCCACTGTGAAAGAATTTTTCGAATTTTAGTTGCATTCATCGCTTGGGTATCATTACTATTGTGCCATGCACTACAACAGAATCCCTAACACGATCACCGTCTTCTTGAGCGAACAAGCGGATCAGAGTCTTCGGCTTGCCGAGAATATTCTGAAAGGGCTTTTGCACAGAACGGATTCTCCCGTAGAACCGGGAACGGTTTTGGAGCTCAAGCTAGGAACGATCAGTCTTTCCGGAGGAATTCAAATTCCTGTGAAAGTCATCCGTTGCGAAAAAATTTCCAACTCGGAATACGATCTATATATGAATTATACAGAAAGAGATTTCAACAAGGTCCAGGAAATCGAAGAATTGATTCGAGATCTTTCTTAAAGGAAGAGATGCAAACTTCTTTTTTTAAGAAGTAGGAACTCTTACAATTCCCAATCTTGGGATCCAAACCCAGTCAGCAATCTTTTGTCGGACCAAATGATGTACAAAAAAGACGTTGACTCTTTGAAAAAATCCACATCGTAGACGCGGACTTTTAGCCCTCGGAGAAAAGGATTGACCCGTCGGATTTTTCAGGTTTTCCTATCTAAGAATGCATCAAACAACTCCCCTGATCACAACGATTGTCGCTGGACTTGTTTTCGCCTTTTGATTCGGAGCAGTGGCGACCCGATTCCGTTTACCTCCCTTGATCGGTTACTTGTTTGCAGGAATTTTTATCGGACCTTTTCCGCCCGGCTATATCGCGGATTTAACGATCGCGCCTCAGTTAGCAGAACTCGGAGTGATCCTTCTCATATTCGGAGTTGGCCTTCATTTTTCCCTGGACGATTTGCTTTCTGTAAAATCGATCGCGATTCTGGGAGCGGTCGTTCAAATTGCAATCGCCACTGTTTTGGGAATTTTGCTCGCTTTGGAATTCAATTGGTCGTTGGGTGAAGGATTTGTATTCGGACTTTGTCTTTCAACAGTGAGTACGGTCGTTCTTTTGCGCGCAATGCAGGAGCGGAATCTTCTCAAATCCTTTGAGGGAAAAATCGCCGTCGGTTGGCTGATCGTGGAAGACGGCCATGGTGATTGCGTTAGTTCTGCTTCCACCTCTTGCCGGACTTTTGGGTGGAAGAAATGCCGAACAGGAACTTGGTAGCGCGGAAACGTTATCCGAAATCCTAATCACACTCGGAATTACAATCGGAAAGATCATTGCTTTTATAACGTTTATGTTGGGGGTCGGACGAAAAGCGATTCCTTGGCTTTTAAAAAGAGTCGTAAAAACCGGAAATACAGAGTGATTTCGTCTGAGTGTTCTTGCGATCGCTTTGGGAATCGCCTACGGATCGTCGATCCTTTTTGACGTCTCTTTTGCGTTAAGCGCTTTTTTCGTGGGAATGGTTTTGGCCGAGTCCGAGTTCAGTCATAGGGCTGCGGATGAAACTCTTCCGTTCCGAGAAGCGTTTGCCGTATTGTTTTTCGTATCCGTAGGGATGCTTTTTAATCCGGATACGCTTTTTCAGGAATCGGCGGCGGTATTTGGAACCTTTCTTATCATCGTTTTTGGAAAATAGATCGTCGCTTTTGGAATCGTATTGTCTTTCAAACATCCGATCAAAACCGCATTTACGATTTCCGCTAGTTTGGCGCAAATCGGAGAATTTTCCTTTATTCTGGCAGGTCTGGGAAAAGAATTACATCTACTTAAGGAAAAATCGCACGCGATCATTTTAGCGGGTGCCATTCTTTCCATTTTGGTAAATCCTCTTCTTTTTAGTATATTGGGAAAAATCAACGGACATTTACCCGAACATCCGGTTTCTTAAAAGACATCGTTTTTCAAACGAAATCGCGAACTTGATTTTAAAAATCAGGTTCGCAGGCCGGGAATGTTTGAAAATACAAAAAATGAAATGAAACTTTTCACCTTCTGTTCGATTTCCTAATTTAGAATTTTCTAAAATATTCTTAAAAATTAAGATCGATTTCCAAATAAAAAAATCTTATTACGCTACAAAAAACTCCGCTCTGCTGATACTTGTCAACGCCACGGAAGTGGAAAGATTTTTTGAAGGGAAATAAACGATCTGTTCGCCAACCATTTTACGATTACGATCCAATTCCACACGAGATCCATCTTTGAGATGCAGGACGATGTCAATCCCGCGATAATTGATATATCTTTCTAACTGGCTCTTAAACTTTGCACCCTGTTCTTGCATGAAAACTTCCTTAAATTTGTTGAAAGGATATTCCAAGAGTACGAAGAAAAGTACAAGCTTTTTTTCCAATGAGACAGAATTTTTTATTCCGGGCTCAACGGAATCGTTTCCTGGAGAGTCCAAGTCGTTCCGTTGTCCATAGACACATAACGTCTGAAAGCGTCTCCTTCTATGTTCGCGAAATAATGCAGTTTTTCGGTTCCGCTGTTGGTGATAAAGTTTCCAAGAGTCATGTTGTGAAACGGAGTAGGATCTCCAAAAAAACCGGAGGGTGGAAGCAGCGGAAGGGAAGCAAGATTGACTGGCGCCCAGTTTGCCCCGGTGTCAATGCTTCTATAAAGATGCGGTACATATTCTCCGGGCGTGGCTGTAGTCATCAGAAAAGAAAGATACGTCGTGGGCGGGAAACTAACGGATCTTACCAAATAAATATTGTCCGTGGGTTGGATTCCGGAAAGTGCAAACGTCTGTTGATTCGCATTTGTTCCGACGATTACTCCGAGGGTCGTTAGATCTCCGGTTGCAGTCGTGATTCGGATCGCCCCAGTCTCATTTTCCACAAAATGAGACTCTTGAAAGTCGGGTTGAACGTCAAAATTCGTTACGCTCGGGTATAAGTTATAAGGCGCTACACCATAATTGGCCGACGCACTTAAATCCACGTTTT comes from the Leptospira sp. WS92.C1 genome and includes:
- a CDS encoding tetratricopeptide repeat protein is translated as MAEANSTPLNEAELEQVRSILQPLAKNPEISEELNPMLSVFREKMGYGTPVSSSDEDEEETSQPRADDEGFEDEDSTEPESPQRPKTKTFEDDDIDLDELLAEPSQTAATTDEFAPTTEEDSFGDFGLESEPASVSEEADPFGDFGLGPETNQTADNDFSFETEEVGTPPSSEPDPFAGLDDFGTSPSESDPFGQTDADAETDPFAGMGDDTGADPFGGTDFGAPTEDDFSVTPSAGESDPFAGLDSFTSTPESSGETDPFANIGSGLDSGDDFGLSTPEPSGETDSFDDFMSAEPSPSGGDDDFFSQPMDSGPSAAESDPFADFGDLGSPAGQDPFSDLSSSATASEDPFADFVPSNDDDTLSDIPGGGDPSFDSFGPDLDADSADDFDSGSSFGLEADLQGLASDEKQEIDKGLKDEELAIIQKEILRYPPNLRRAVIDAIVQDRLTGRDQKGLLELIKIESSPEEIADFLSGVLGETVSISQRGSGFSKDGVPIISTDPLYTKEGLQRQKKVVRRTVFTIAAAIFLIVGGTFFYRNFIIPNQAAQYYDQGLVLIREAGEYPKNSESRKKKFLEAEESFARGENILPNHLKYLNLYGMEYTRIEEYDRAFGKLFGQVSPDFGESGEEAGSNRWNQREKVPIITLAKGQTWDNTKLPLAGKVGNENRMILVAQDGIPRKIVKAGAYIVMRLEKQTHDNVTYKNLGRFHSSIMPSFTESSLGGGKFKNDQLAINFYKQVYTDGNEPYDEESTAGIAKIYYNRREFGKAASFYNKIVEIDPSSPIGQGGLLSTYIEMWKEDGNPQFVINHHRQIKNNLDIENKLSLYVLSKLASFYTDLNKKELRIRYNINPVDQVSGMEINDNALEILDLIYHKTEEDPVTGTEIDGADYAEGYYQRGRYFASIKESIQSRRFFEKAATLDPAHYLAATELAENAIRLANFGEADKLLNEALKRFENYKQGYGAREEDETLIQGNVGRIYFDKARIQYLSAAGIHEKDKITEFPGRKIYPFRARTPMDNVAKTRSMELKNSLEGFNKAEAVQSDENEFTLIRRWRTPLPASIQKELRYFKGWVDYMSGDFASSLNEWSGFEDDDEYNHSTLLMGKANAFYYTGQYKASLGNYLKVQDDMEEKLLSMGLPKPDDPYHQEVYQTLVASYNNIGAVYEKQGNTAEALKHYWKAIETARKINEISEIAMSNKDLMFKKEAIGQDPLLEDWLSPTLDSVKKFVRE
- the serA gene encoding phosphoglycerate dehydrogenase yields the protein MISFPKDKINVLLLENVHQDAFDLFKNDGFNVRLLPAAFSEKELLSEIENIHVLGIRSKTNVTAPVLEKAKRLLTIGCFCIGTNQVDLEGAEKKGIPVFNAPYSNTRSVAELVISEIILLARRVPDHIRNTHSGIWNKISKNCFEVRGKTLGIVGYGHIGSQVSVLAEAMGLKVIYFDVQTVLPLGNAMPIGSYEELLGKADFISFHVPETPETMNLYGKKEIEITKKGAYMINLSRGKVVDLEALSQAIKSGHIAGAGIDVFPEEPESNNDPFLTPMQNLPNVILTPHIGGSTEEAQKNIGSEVASKLVKFVNNGSTTFSVNFPNLEITPLPSGQYRILNVHKNQPGFLKDINSMVSEIGANISSQHLGTSAEIGYLSMVIDKTVGDELKEKIEKHPFSIKTRILY
- a CDS encoding PilZ domain-containing protein, translating into MHYNRIPNTITVFLSEQADQSLRLAENILKGLLHRTDSPVEPGTVLELKLGTISLSGGIQIPVKVIRCEKISNSEYDLYMNYTERDFNKVQEIEELIRDLS
- a CDS encoding cation:proton antiporter — encoded protein: MATRFRLPPLIGYLFAGIFIGPFPPGYIADLTIAPQLAELGVILLIFGVGLHFSLDDLLSVKSIAILGAVVQIAIATVLGILLALEFNWSLGEGFVFGLCLSTVSTVVLLRAMQERNLLKSFEGKIAVGWLIVEDGHGDCVSSASTSCRTFGWKKCRTGTW